One Phreatobacter oligotrophus genomic window carries:
- the copM gene encoding CopM family metallochaperone: MSAKFVAKRVAIALLLATAASTGSLAQNPHAGHGASQPPGQQAAPAADMDRMMRAMREMMPMMERMRAASPQERAQMMERMAPMMRDMMPMMQGMMGSHGMGMGAMTGSGPQGHGQTSTAAAPSTRAYEEANARMHRDMAITFTGNADVDFVRGMIPHHQGAIEMARVVLQFGTNEQTKKWANEIIAAQEREIAEMREWLAKNAR; the protein is encoded by the coding sequence ATGTCCGCCAAATTCGTCGCCAAACGCGTGGCAATAGCATTGTTGCTGGCGACCGCTGCAAGCACGGGGAGCCTCGCGCAGAATCCACACGCCGGTCACGGCGCGAGTCAGCCTCCGGGACAGCAGGCGGCTCCCGCTGCCGATATGGACAGAATGATGCGAGCGATGCGCGAAATGATGCCGATGATGGAGCGCATGCGCGCGGCTTCACCGCAGGAACGTGCACAGATGATGGAGCGCATGGCTCCGATGATGCGGGACATGATGCCGATGATGCAAGGCATGATGGGCAGTCATGGGATGGGCATGGGCGCCATGACTGGTTCGGGCCCACAAGGGCATGGTCAGACGTCCACCGCAGCGGCGCCTTCCACCCGCGCCTATGAGGAGGCAAACGCAAGGATGCATCGCGATATGGCGATCACTTTTACCGGCAATGCCGACGTCGACTTTGTGCGCGGCATGATCCCGCACCATCAAGGTGCGATCGAAATGGCGAGAGTAGTTCTGCAATTTGGGACGAACGAGCAGACCAAAAAGTGGGCCAACGAGATAATCGCAGCCCAGGAGCGCGAGATCGCCGAAATGCGGGAGTGGCTGGCAAAGAACGCCCGCTGA
- a CDS encoding YncE family protein, translating to MLSLGTSVARAQQSPSSEQHLKGFVYTADEQGNSISTINLASGRVEIVSIPISPHNVQSTADGSRLLAVGQPASDDHGHSASAAHGHKVSTGRLLMFDAAKLSSGPMASIQVGTHPAHVVVDRAGRRAFVTNAGDNTIAVVDLPRRVVVRTISTGRYPHGLRLSPNGRELYVANVQDGSISVIDTDNLAEVGRIPVGRTPVQVGFTPDGSRVYVSLRDENNVAIIDTATRTKIGTIAVGRGPIQVHATPDGRFVYVANQGTDAEPADIVSVIETASGQVVDTIRTGKGAHGVAVSDDGTLVFVTNITDGTVSAIEAATRVVVATFRVGRGPNGITYRQP from the coding sequence ATGCTGTCGCTGGGGACGAGCGTTGCGCGCGCTCAACAGTCGCCGTCTTCAGAACAGCACCTAAAGGGGTTTGTCTACACCGCCGACGAGCAAGGCAATTCAATCAGCACGATCAATCTTGCCTCTGGCAGGGTGGAAATCGTTTCAATCCCGATCTCCCCCCACAACGTCCAGTCCACGGCAGACGGGTCGCGGCTATTGGCTGTTGGCCAGCCCGCCAGTGACGATCACGGCCATAGCGCCAGCGCAGCACATGGTCACAAAGTTTCCACGGGACGGCTTCTTATGTTCGATGCCGCCAAGCTGAGTTCGGGGCCGATGGCCTCGATTCAGGTTGGCACGCACCCAGCCCACGTCGTCGTTGATCGCGCTGGCCGGCGGGCCTTCGTCACCAATGCCGGCGACAACACGATCGCCGTGGTAGACCTCCCACGAAGGGTGGTGGTGCGAACCATTAGCACCGGCCGCTACCCGCACGGCTTGCGCCTCAGTCCAAATGGCCGGGAACTCTATGTAGCGAATGTCCAAGACGGCAGCATCTCAGTCATCGACACGGACAATCTGGCCGAAGTGGGCCGCATCCCGGTGGGGCGAACGCCGGTTCAGGTCGGGTTTACCCCGGACGGTAGTCGCGTCTATGTATCGCTCCGCGACGAAAACAACGTGGCGATCATCGATACTGCAACTCGAACGAAGATAGGAACGATTGCCGTTGGTCGCGGGCCGATCCAAGTCCATGCCACACCGGATGGACGCTTCGTCTATGTCGCCAATCAAGGTACGGATGCCGAGCCTGCGGACATCGTGTCGGTAATCGAGACAGCAAGCGGTCAGGTGGTTGACACCATCCGCACTGGCAAAGGCGCGCACGGCGTTGCAGTCAGCGACGACGGTACGCTCGTGTTTGTCACCAACATCACAGATGGCACGGTTTCGGCCATCGAAGCGGCGACGCGGGTGGTGGTCGCAACCTTCCGCGTCGGCCGCGGGCCGAACGGTATCACGTATCGTCAGCCATGA
- a CDS encoding heavy metal translocating P-type ATPase encodes MVADFRRRFWATLILTPPVLLLSPMIQHWFGIAEALAFPGDRYVLFVLSTIAYVYGGWPFLTGFISELRKGQPGMMTLIALAISAAYFFSAAVTFGFPGEEFYWELVTLIAIMLLGHWIEMRSIMGASRALEELVRLLPDSATKIDADGTTHEVVISALQPGDRVLVRPGAKVPVDGKIVEGSSGFNEAMLTGESRPVSKTVGATAIGGAINGANAVTIEVTATGDATYLAQVIDLVKKAQATRSRTQDLANRAASWLTYIALTVGFGTLFVWWLVLGAPLAFAMERMVTVMVVACPHALGLAVPLVVAVSTSLSAGNGLLIRDRAAFERARNLNTVVFDKTGTLTEGRFGVSDIVLLAGGDENDELTYAAAAESQSEHPIAHGIIAEAKNRNLTIPRASEVSNITGEGIVARVDGQDVRIVSPGHLARQGNAVTHDSLKRLEGQGKTVVVLVRDGEPRALFALADIIRPESKEAIAELKSLGISSVMLTGDAKGVAKAVSEELGITEYFAEVLPDQKSQKIEELQARGLSVAMVGDGVNDAPALVVADLGIAIGAGTDVAVESADVVLVRSDPRDVGAILGLSRATYRKMVQNLIWATGYNAIAVPMAAGITFGTGFMMTPAVAAVFMSASTVIVAINAQFLRSYRRYK; translated from the coding sequence ATGGTGGCCGATTTCCGCCGCCGCTTCTGGGCGACGCTGATCCTTACACCGCCGGTCCTGCTGCTCTCGCCGATGATTCAGCACTGGTTCGGCATAGCCGAGGCACTGGCTTTCCCGGGCGACCGCTACGTCCTCTTCGTGCTCTCGACCATTGCCTATGTCTATGGCGGATGGCCATTCCTGACAGGCTTCATCTCCGAGCTGCGCAAGGGCCAACCCGGAATGATGACCCTGATCGCGCTCGCGATCTCGGCCGCCTACTTCTTCTCGGCCGCGGTCACCTTCGGCTTTCCGGGCGAGGAATTCTACTGGGAGCTGGTGACGCTGATCGCCATCATGCTGCTCGGGCACTGGATCGAGATGCGCTCGATTATGGGTGCATCGCGAGCGCTGGAGGAGCTTGTCCGGCTCCTGCCCGACAGTGCGACAAAGATTGACGCAGATGGCACGACCCACGAGGTTGTGATCTCGGCCTTGCAGCCGGGAGACCGCGTGCTGGTTCGTCCTGGCGCCAAGGTGCCCGTTGACGGCAAGATCGTCGAGGGCTCATCCGGCTTCAACGAGGCGATGCTGACCGGTGAATCCCGCCCCGTCTCCAAGACAGTCGGCGCGACCGCCATCGGCGGCGCAATCAACGGCGCCAATGCCGTCACCATCGAGGTGACCGCCACCGGCGACGCCACCTATCTGGCGCAGGTCATCGACCTGGTGAAGAAGGCGCAAGCCACCCGGTCCCGCACCCAGGACCTGGCGAACCGCGCAGCCTCATGGCTGACCTATATAGCGCTCACGGTCGGTTTCGGGACGCTATTCGTCTGGTGGCTGGTATTGGGCGCGCCGCTCGCGTTCGCGATGGAGCGGATGGTGACAGTGATGGTCGTCGCCTGTCCGCACGCGCTCGGCCTCGCTGTTCCGCTTGTCGTCGCGGTCAGCACCTCCCTGTCAGCCGGCAATGGGCTTCTGATCCGTGACCGCGCCGCCTTCGAGCGGGCGCGCAACCTCAATACCGTGGTGTTCGACAAGACCGGCACGCTGACCGAGGGCCGCTTCGGAGTCAGCGACATCGTGTTGCTTGCCGGTGGCGACGAGAACGACGAGCTGACCTATGCGGCGGCGGCCGAGAGCCAGTCCGAGCACCCCATCGCCCACGGCATCATCGCCGAGGCGAAGAACCGCAACCTGACCATCCCAAGAGCCAGCGAGGTGAGCAACATCACGGGCGAAGGTATCGTCGCCAGGGTCGATGGCCAGGATGTGCGTATCGTCAGCCCCGGCCACCTCGCACGGCAAGGCAACGCCGTCACCCATGACAGCCTCAAACGGTTGGAAGGACAAGGCAAGACGGTCGTCGTTCTCGTCCGTGACGGCGAGCCACGCGCACTCTTTGCGCTTGCCGACATCATCCGTCCGGAATCGAAGGAGGCCATCGCCGAACTCAAATCCCTCGGGATCAGCTCGGTCATGCTCACCGGCGATGCCAAGGGCGTTGCAAAGGCGGTGTCTGAGGAACTCGGCATCACCGAATACTTCGCGGAGGTGCTGCCCGATCAGAAATCACAGAAGATCGAGGAACTGCAGGCGCGCGGGCTCTCCGTCGCCATGGTCGGCGACGGCGTGAACGATGCGCCCGCGCTGGTGGTGGCCGATCTCGGGATCGCCATCGGCGCGGGCACCGACGTCGCCGTGGAATCCGCCGACGTCGTGCTGGTCAGAAGCGACCCGCGCGATGTTGGGGCTATCCTCGGGCTCTCGCGTGCCACCTATCGAAAAATGGTTCAGAACCTTATTTGGGCGACTGGCTACAACGCGATAGCCGTACCGATGGCGGCGGGCATCACCTTCGGAACAGGCTTCATGATGACGCCCGCCGTGGCCGCCGTCTTCATGTCGGCCAGCACCGTAATCGTTGCGATCAACGCCCAGTTCCTGCGCTCCTACAGGCGGTACAAATGA
- a CDS encoding DUF2933 domain-containing protein produces MRAFNPNRKLALAIISLGVVVGFYVLREHWGHVLGAVPYLVLLACPLLHFFHGHGSHGPGSIEEHRH; encoded by the coding sequence ATGCGCGCGTTCAATCCAAATCGAAAACTCGCCTTGGCGATAATCTCCCTTGGAGTTGTCGTCGGCTTCTACGTGCTCCGCGAGCACTGGGGCCACGTGCTTGGCGCCGTGCCCTATCTCGTGCTGCTGGCTTGCCCTCTCCTTCACTTCTTCCACGGTCATGGCAGCCATGGACCAGGAAGCATTGAGGAGCACCGCCATTGA
- a CDS encoding DUF411 domain-containing protein yields MDVRLETAMDRIKTRFAVPDDLVSCHTAVVGGYVIEGHVPAPVILKLLRERPVLTGIAVAGMPVGSPGMEAPGLAAEPFGVVGFGPTGARSIYADFPRGFLQ; encoded by the coding sequence GTGGATGTTCGCCTCGAGACCGCGATGGACCGGATCAAGACACGGTTCGCGGTGCCCGACGATCTCGTCTCCTGCCATACCGCGGTGGTCGGCGGATATGTCATCGAGGGCCATGTCCCGGCGCCCGTCATCCTGAAGCTCTTGCGCGAGCGGCCGGTCCTGACCGGCATCGCCGTCGCGGGAATGCCGGTGGGATCGCCGGGCATGGAAGCCCCCGGCCTCGCTGCCGAACCGTTCGGGGTGGTCGGGTTCGGCCCGACTGGCGCGCGCAGTATTTACGCCGATTTCCCCAGAGGCTTTTTGCAATAG
- a CDS encoding DNA-directed RNA polymerase subunit omega, whose amino-acid sequence MDPHVVFDCRKVLPNRFALTLAAAARSRALRRGDEPRLHGRFAGANDLALHEIAAGMLTPKELVAYLPAEGGRRTLPRPAVPRLRRRGRSAGPAR is encoded by the coding sequence ATGGACCCGCACGTCGTCTTTGATTGCCGGAAAGTTTTGCCGAACCGGTTCGCACTGACGCTTGCCGCGGCCGCCCGCAGCCGGGCGCTCCGCAGGGGGGACGAGCCCAGGCTCCATGGTAGATTTGCCGGTGCGAACGATCTCGCTCTACATGAGATTGCGGCCGGCATGCTCACGCCAAAGGAACTTGTAGCATACTTGCCCGCGGAGGGCGGAAGGCGAACTCTTCCTCGTCCCGCTGTTCCCCGGCTCCGTCGGCGAGGTCGATCCGCTGGCCCTGCGCGTTGA
- a CDS encoding NADH dehydrogenase ubiquinone Fe-S protein 4 has protein sequence METTRQINGSTRTPIPQGWPSNDNRHKPLSMGRSVFPDDAVARVDKPSRAVTTSGMARTKGWRLVFERRTAPFIEPLMGYTGGDDTLTQVELSFPRLESAIRYAERQGLPYVVQQPSRQSRSSRRGRVSETPARNGGSTQAFSDATLDRLGLSDLQDSYGYALDGAANRNDPSGPESWSTPMGVVGDPTLTLDAKRSILMNWAWTEYLIDQATNEGMPENSRPSRLDEVEKALLALENETAPGCGDSGARKAA, from the coding sequence ATGGAGACGACAAGACAGATCAACGGATCAACCAGAACACCAATTCCGCAGGGGTGGCCGTCGAACGACAACCGGCACAAGCCCCTTTCGATGGGGCGCTCGGTCTTCCCGGACGACGCGGTTGCGCGCGTCGACAAGCCGTCCCGCGCGGTGACGACCTCCGGTATGGCCCGCACGAAGGGCTGGCGACTTGTGTTCGAGCGGCGCACCGCGCCTTTCATCGAACCGCTTATGGGCTACACCGGCGGCGACGATACGCTGACCCAGGTCGAGCTCAGCTTCCCGAGACTGGAGTCGGCCATCCGCTACGCCGAACGGCAGGGCCTGCCTTATGTCGTCCAGCAGCCGAGCAGGCAGAGCAGAAGCAGCCGCCGCGGGCGCGTCAGCGAGACGCCTGCGCGGAACGGCGGCTCAACGCAGGCCTTCTCCGACGCCACGCTCGATCGGCTCGGGCTTTCAGACCTTCAGGACAGCTATGGTTACGCCCTCGATGGCGCGGCGAACCGCAACGACCCGTCCGGCCCGGAAAGCTGGTCAACCCCTATGGGCGTGGTGGGCGATCCGACGCTGACGCTGGATGCCAAGCGGTCGATCCTGATGAACTGGGCTTGGACCGAATACCTGATCGACCAAGCGACCAACGAAGGCATGCCTGAAAACAGCCGGCCATCGCGGCTCGACGAGGTCGAGAAGGCGCTACTCGCGCTCGAAAATGAGACAGCGCCTGGTTGCGGTGATTCCGGCGCAAGAAAGGCGGCGTGA
- a CDS encoding Hsp20/alpha crystallin family protein — translation MSVRDLIPWGRSNGNQVPSVFRDGDRDPFLSLHREINRLFDDVFRGFGSGLPALGGLSTFSDGWPSVEISDGEKEIKVTAEVPGLEEKDIEVLLNDGVLTLKGEKRSETEDKARQFSERFYGRFERRIPLGYEVQEDKVDARFRNGVLTVTLPKSEKAQSQVKRIAIKS, via the coding sequence ATGAGTGTCCGTGATTTGATCCCTTGGGGCCGCAGCAACGGCAATCAGGTTCCCAGTGTCTTTCGCGATGGCGATCGTGATCCGTTCCTCTCGCTGCATCGCGAGATAAATAGGCTGTTCGATGACGTCTTCCGCGGCTTCGGCTCCGGTCTGCCGGCGCTTGGCGGGCTCTCCACGTTCAGCGACGGCTGGCCGAGCGTCGAGATTTCCGATGGTGAGAAGGAGATCAAGGTGACGGCCGAGGTTCCGGGCCTTGAGGAGAAGGACATTGAGGTCCTACTCAACGATGGCGTGCTGACGCTGAAGGGCGAGAAGCGCTCCGAAACGGAGGACAAGGCAAGACAGTTCTCCGAGCGCTTCTATGGCCGCTTCGAGCGCCGCATCCCGCTCGGCTATGAGGTCCAGGAAGACAAGGTCGACGCGCGGTTCAGGAACGGCGTGCTGACCGTGACCCTGCCCAAGAGCGAAAAGGCGCAGTCGCAGGTGAAGCGCATCGCCATCAAGAGCTGA
- a CDS encoding Hsp20 family protein, which produces MRTNFDLTPLFRSSIGFDRMLNALEAASRVESIDNWPPYDIAKLGEDDYRITIAVAGFSQDELTITQEQNMLVVSGQKPGEENSQYLHRGIAWRAFQRRFELADHVKVAGASLVNGLLTIDLKREIPEEMKPRRIEIAASKALPKVETRQIKAEKLAA; this is translated from the coding sequence ATGAGAACCAATTTCGACCTTACTCCCCTGTTCCGGTCGAGCATCGGCTTTGACCGAATGTTGAACGCGCTCGAAGCTGCGAGCCGCGTCGAGAGCATCGACAACTGGCCTCCCTATGACATCGCTAAGCTTGGCGAGGACGACTACCGTATCACCATAGCGGTGGCCGGCTTCTCGCAGGACGAGCTGACGATCACACAGGAGCAGAACATGCTCGTGGTGTCGGGTCAGAAGCCGGGCGAGGAGAACAGCCAGTATCTGCATCGCGGCATTGCCTGGCGCGCTTTCCAGCGCCGCTTCGAACTGGCCGACCATGTCAAGGTCGCAGGCGCCAGCCTCGTCAATGGTCTGCTGACGATCGATCTCAAGCGCGAGATTCCCGAAGAGATGAAGCCGCGCCGGATCGAGATCGCCGCCAGCAAGGCGCTACCCAAGGTCGAGACCAGGCAGATCAAGGCCGAGAAGTTGGCGGCTTGA